Within the Nicotiana tabacum cultivar K326 chromosome 11, ASM71507v2, whole genome shotgun sequence genome, the region AATTGAACCAATAACCATATAAAGGTTTTGAACGCCCATTGACCACTAAGCTATGCTTTCGGCAAAAGGGGTTCGGCTGAACCTCCTTCTGTCCCCTAAATCCGCCCTTTAGTGTATGTTGAGTCCTCCAAAAGTGGTGTATCTTTTAACGATTCGACATACGCACgacaatatttttaaagaatatgCGCAACATAGATGGACACTATTTGGTTGAATTGTATAAAGAATATttgaaattgaaactgaaaaaagtattttgaagttgaaattgtgtttgagtatgcattttacttgaaaaaaagtTGAATCTTTGTGAACGATTCAAACAAATTTCTCAATATTTTATTAATCCAATACACCTTTTGtcttattttatattatatactTTTTTAAGGAAAAAATGATATTATATagtcgctctcaaaataatagcagAAAAATGATACTGAcactgaatatatatatatatatatacacacacacacaaaaaaaaaattatacacaTTTTCAACTTAGTTTttggcgcgggctaaaagtgataattactctttttttttattttaatttgttcaAAAAAGATGCGATAATTACCTGACATGACcaacttcttggaatccaaatTGAGCAATGACATCTCTAATTAGAGGGCTAAGTTTTGCAATTCTAGCCCCAATAGGTGATGGTCCACCATCTGCAAGTTCAGGTGCGAAGCTATCCAGCCCATAGCCAAAAGAACCCCACAAGAAAAATTCAGCTTCCATGTACTCTAAATTCAAAGGAAATTCTAATAAATCCACATCCGATTTTGGCACATTAGAACCAATAGCAGCACCACTTGAACTTAGTAATTGCAAAAAGAGGAAAATCAGTAGTGAGAAATAAGCAAATATCATGGTtacaactgaaagaaagaacgaGAAGTGGAACGAGAAGCTTaagcaaagaaaacaaaaaagaaactaAAGAGGCATTTGCAAAAATGGCCTTTTTTATGCTACACGTACGAAGCGATCTCAGAAAAGGTGATACTGCGTGCAAAtccaaaaatagaaagaaaaaaaaactaagctTTGGCTGAATATAtagtttgtatttttctttagtaCGTAATCTGGTTTGTTGGGGGTTGGCAAAGGCAAATTATATTTATGGAATGTGTAGTGTGCGAGAAAAACGATGAGAATTAAAAGACAATGGAGAAAGAAGAAAGCTTCTAACTAAATTTAAATTCAGGTGCGAAAGAGGCAGTTGAGAAAGTTTTGGATCAGCTTATAATTTGGAGTAGTTTGTCATAAAGTTGATATCGTCATGCTaatgttttctctttttcaattttGATTTGCTTTCCAAACAAACGTGTACTACTAAAAACAGGAATTAACGACAGATAAATTCAATTCTGTAACTAAACAGAAAAATCTATCGCTAATCCGATTTTTCGACGGATCAATGACAGATTTCAAGAAATTTTGTTAGCACAAGCAATTTAGCGAAAGATTAATAACGGACTACGTAGCTAATTCAAGTTCTTTATTAGTGATAGTCGTTCATGACTATTGGAATGTAGCTATctcaaaaaggagaagaaaagggTTGATCAAAGTTTTGTATTTAATTGACTtatagtctgtttggccaagtttttttctccccaaaagcatttttttttcaaagttgaagtatTTGGCAAAGTTTTTAGAAGGagaaaaagtgtttttgaggagaagaAGAAttagttttggagaagaagaaaaaaatagcttatcctcaaaaagcattttttttaaaaagcgcTTTTGAGAAAATTACAATAGAAAGACTTTGATGCTAGttcattaaaattgtaaaataattGTAATATCTTACCCAACTCCTACTTATAaccaaacatcaaaaatagaaTACTCGTAATACTAAAAACAATTAAGACGATAATGTAtgatagaaaaaaaaattaagataaaCAATATGATGAGTGACattgtattttttaaaattatatttcttGTTTTAAATGTAAAGTTGATATTAAAATTCAAAACTTGAAGCAAAAAGAAATATCAAAATATTTTTACAAATGTcattttttccttcaatttattaattaacgaCTTAATTTTTTTGACCCATCACTTTTCTTccattcgttttttttttttttttgccatcCTATCTTTCCTTTCATTTATCTGTTCtgatttcttctcctttttttttttcaaaggaAATATCAGTTTGCTTCATGTCCTACTTCAAAGTGAAAATTTCAAGTATTAATTCTATATACATTAGTTCATTGAGGAAGGaaattatatttattatacaTGATTCAACAAAGAATTCTTTTTACATAAATATAATCTTATTCTAATTTAATTCTTAAATATTAGAATTTCATATATAGTTCTAATAATGAAAGATTTGATAGTCATaatcttaattgattttaaagttgataaatactaaaaaattattaaatgatTATTTTATCAAATGCGAAATGTTTTAAAGACTGAAAAAGGCGAACACATTTCTCTAAGAAATAGATAATGGGAAACGTTTGATCAAGTTGCTAAGTTTACGCCTTTAATACAATCTATTCATCTACAAGAATTTCATATGTTAATTACACTGAAAAATGAATGATCGCATATAGTCTAGGACGAAATAAGAGaaacaatataaataaaggaaattttACCTCTAAGAAACTGATACGACCAAACATCATTTCCATATATTTTGTTCAGTTAATACATTCCTACTTAGCTTTACatttttttgttgctttttcaCATAAGGAATGTTTAATAAATTCATATAATTTAGTTGATTTCGTATTCCTAAGTATTaggagaaataattaaataactattcctaaatattaggtttAAATTAAACGACTATTTTACATAATGTGAAATTGATTTTTAAAGGGGAAAAATTGAATGATATTATGGTAAGaggtttcgtgcttttaatatatatatatatatatatatatatatatatatatatatatatatatagttattcaCACTGGGATCATTTGAACCCGTAGTTTGGTAGCTACAATCTGTCTGTATTCTGTGTACAAAATGATAAGAAAGACAGATGGCGAAAGAAGAGGAATTAAAAGCTTCTAAATTTCAGATGGGAAAGAGGTAGTTGAGAAGATTTTGGATCAACTTTTACGGAAAAGTTTTCCAAGACTTGACATCGTCATGCtgatgttttctctttttaatttttgttttgttttggaaaCAAATGAAATCGTTCATGACAATTGGAAATGTCAAATCTTGGTATATTAATTGGCCATTTGGATGCGAAGGCCTATGTCCAAAAGGAAGCTATATTCGTATAATTGGTGTAAATATCAATGCGAGTAAGTTTGGATTAAGCAATCACCAAACTAGAATATTAGTTTTTACATGGATGCAAAAGTAAGAAGACGTGTTCTTTCTAAGTGTTGGTATTAGTGCATTTTTTAATATTAAAGTACATTATTTCTTGTGAGATAATGGTTATAAATAGACAAGAAAGTGGTCATTATTTTGGTGTAACTCTTTAAACAACTAATGCCATGATCTACCACTAATTACCTACTAAATGTTAAATTTTTAACCACCAACCATGTTCTATAACTTTATTATGCCACTACTTTGTTATTTATTTCATGGAAGAAATTCTACACCTAAAAATAGTGATATTTCTTCCTTGTGTTTGGTGTGGGAAAATATGGTATTGTGTATGAAAAAAGTGAACTTGGTGTAGTGAAAAAGAGAGTTAAGAGAAGGAGAAAATCTAAGTCTCTAACTTATTCTCTACAAAAGagtattatttttgttgaagGAATGTATTCattttggtggagttttgggCTCAACAATTTGTTCAGAGTTTGTTCGAGTCATACGACGTTGTCGGGCTGTTGTATCCTGGAGGGGACAAGTTAAGAGTATTACTGCTGCACCGATGATGATGCTACCGTAGTGAGCTTAAATCTATTTAAAGAGAATGATATATCCGCTCCTCAGCCTGAAGAATATTTATTTATCTTATTTTTGAACTGTAATTACTTGTAATTTCACCAACACTAAGTGTAGAAGAAGATAGTAATGGCAGCTATTACTGCAGCAAAATAATGATACAAAAAAATGAGTGTACTGAAAACCAACCCAATGAAGACAATTTGAATCATAGGAAAAGACACTTTTGAATAGTTTCTTTccttaaaagaagaaaaaaaaacaaaattgagAAGAAAAGAAATATGAATTCTGGTCTTAAGGAGTGCCACGTCACCTTTAAAATATTGATCACACCAATATTATTGATTCATCCTCTCATAAATACTATAGCAGCAAGAGAATAtcctatataaatatatacacatacatgATGTGTACGTACATACTTTATTCTGGTATAATTTCACATATTTAAGGGTACATGTCTTTTGACAATCGCGGTTTTGCCTTAGCAAAAAATGGCATGGTACAAAGGAGAGCACATTCCGGGTAATCATCAGCCAAGTCATTGCCTGGAGAGTTCAATGGTAAACTCCAAGTAAACCCTTGAAGAAGCCTAGCAAGTAACATAGTGGTAATTGTTGAGCCAAGTTTTACACCTGGACAACCTCGTCGTCCAATACTAAATGATAACAAACGTAACTCTGAATCAGTGAAAACTACATCATCACCTTCCTCGCTGATATGGAGCTCTGGCTTGAACTTCATGGGATCATCCCAAACTCTAGGGTTTCGGCCAAGTCCAAGACGACTTAATAACACTACTCCCTTTTGGGATGAAGTATTCACCAACAACAGAATCCGATACAGACACATGAGGAGCGTTAAAAGCCGCCAAGGGATGTAGTCGAAAGGACTCTTTAATACAAGCTTTGACATAATTTAACCGTGGCAAGTTGGATTCTTGAACCAATCTATTGCTCCCCATGACATTGTCAATCTCTTCTATAGGATTATCTAACGTTGCAAGCATGAATTCCTGTCAATAtaatcggtaaccaagaaggtcaAACAAAATAATCGTAAttgattttctaaaaaaaaaaactttatgtTTTTCTAATCAAAtcgaaaaaaacaaaaaaagcaaGTCTCATTTTCACATAAACTAATAAAATGATGTAATCCAAACGGACAATCAATCTTTTGACTTatgtttcaaaaatattttccaaattctTCTGAAACTACTCCctcgttccaatttatgtgaatatTTTTGCTTTTCAAGATTCAAACTACATACATTTTGAAAGACATTTTTTCATCATATCAACATGGGAAGAATTAAAAGTTATAGTactttttgtataatatttgaatatctaaattttaactttaaataTCGAGTTAATCTAATTCAATTTAGCTTCAAAGATAAGTTAAATTGACTCTCGAAAAATGAAAAAGTTCAACATAAACTGGAACATAGGGAATAAATCAAGAAAAGCCATCGAGTAATgttgaattttaattaatttatatggtcaaaaaaatattgaaattggtTTTAAGCAAGATTCAAGACAGATTTAGCAGTTTCTAACGAAATCTTACTCGTCTATTTTGATTTATATGACGCTGTTTGATTGGATACTGACCTTAAGAAagagatttttgaaacttatgaCCGTAAAAGTACGTCACtaaaagtaaaaatgaaaatcttaaagtttatcatgttgttcacatggtttaAGAGAGTATACTTACAAGGACTTGTGCTTTAAACTCTTTAGCATTCAACATAGGATTCCCATTAGTATCTCTGAGCATGATAAGGACATCAAGGATGTCTTCTTCCACGGGTTTTTTGCCATTCTTCCAAATATGAATCCTCTGGTCAATTTCAAGATCAATGTGTTTTGTTGCTATGGCAAAGGCTTTCTTAATAATTGCCTTGTGATCATataaaagaatgaaaatattcaagaaGTGTAAAAATTGCATCAATTTGCTTCTCCTGATCTTCTTGTAATTCTACTAATGGTCCTCCATTTTCTATTATACTTTTTCCAAGTAATCTCTTGCTGAAAATCATATTGTTAATAACATTTGCACAATAGTATCTTGTCACTTTCCTCAAGTTAATAACAAGACGTTTGTTAATGCACTGTTCATAAACGAATCGAAGAATATGGTCAGCTTCTTCATCTCTCTTACGACGAAGCCATTGAAAAGATGTAGCTGAGAGGACATGGGAAGAAAGGATTCTTCTCATTTTCATCCATTGATCACCCATAGGGAGAAAAAGTGAAGTCAAGTAGCCATTGCTAACGAGGTTCGCGGACATGCAAATAGGCCTCGATGAGAAAATCGAGTCTTGATTCTTTAAAAATAGGCAAGCAAACTCAGGAGAAGTGACAGGAATGACATGAACATTACCAAGAGGAATGCAAGCAATATCAGTATCCATTTCCTCCATTAGTTTGTGTATCCACTCAAATGCTGGCTTCTTGTTTAGTACCATTTGAGGAATGCAACCAACTATTGGCCATGGTTTTGGACCTGGAGGCAATAATGGCTTATTTCTTGTAATACTCAATAATTTGCTTGTTATCTTAAGGATTATGGAAAAGAAAATTTGCCATAGAGTAGTAATATATAGCTAAAGAAAGTGGAAaccatttgaaaaaaataaaaaatgagtggCAATTTAATATTTCTGCTCATGATTTTCCTTGTTATTACTGAAGTCTATCTTTCAAAGGTTGCACGCTATCTACACTCTTTATAACATTGCATGAGCTTGCACATTAGTATTTTTCAGCAGTAAGATTATGTTTGGATCAATGTTACCCATCGTATGATGTATTGTACAATATTGTATCGTTTTTATGGCCAACGTTTGGATAGAatgtattattgttgttgttaaataatatttttgttatttaatttGATTGTATAGTAATGTACTATaactgataagtttactaagaTACCCTCAATTGTTTTTAGTAAAATGTAGAATTGCGTATAagaataacttaagaaaacttCTTTCTGCTATAATTTATCATAAATTATGTAGCTTGAAAACAAGAGCAAAAACTTGAAGAAAAGGGCTAACTATCACtagttttataaaaaaaatctagAACGATGGAAAGAGATAAAGAA harbors:
- the LOC142166441 gene encoding desiccation-related protein PCC13-62-like isoform X1; the protein is MIFAYFSLLIFLFLQLLSSSGAAIGSNVPKSDVDLLEFPLNLEYMEAEFFLWGSFGYGLDSFAPELADGGPSPIGARIAKLSPLIRDVIAQFGFQEVGHVRAIKNTVAGFPRPLLNLSREAFATVMNDAFGHQLEPPFNPYANDINYLLASYVIPYIGLTGYIGANPKLHSPTSKRVIKSNYSLN
- the LOC107766086 gene encoding LOW QUALITY PROTEIN: isoleucine N-monooxygenase 1 (The sequence of the model RefSeq protein was modified relative to this genomic sequence to represent the inferred CDS: inserted 2 bases in 1 codon; deleted 1 base in 1 codon) gives rise to the protein MGNIDPNIILLLKNTNLYITTLWQIFFSIILKITSKLLSITRNKPLLPPGPKPWPIVGCIPQMVLNKKPAFEWIHKLMEEMDTDIACIPLGNVHVIPVTSPEFACLFLKNQDSIFSSRPICMSANLVSNGYLTSLFLPMGDQWMKMRRILSSHVLSATSFQWLRRKRDEEADHILRFVYEQCINKRLVINLRKVTRYYCANVINNMIFSKRLLGKSIIENGGPLVELQEDQEKQIDAIFTLLEYFHSFIDHKAIIKKAFAIATKHIDLEIDQRIHIWKNGKKPVEEDILDVLIMLRDTNGNPMLNAKEFKAQVLEFMLATLDNPIEEIDNVMGSNRLVQESNLPRLNYVKACIKESFRLHPLAAFNAPHVSVSDSVVGEYFIPKGSXVLLSRLGLGRNPRVWDDPMKFKPELHISEEGDDVVFTDSELRLLSFSIGRRGCPGVKLGSTITTMLLARLLQGFTWSLPLNSPGNDLADDYPECALLCTMPFFAKAKPRLSKDMYP
- the LOC142166441 gene encoding desiccation-related protein PCC13-62-like isoform X2 encodes the protein MIFAYFSLLIFLFLQLLSSSGAAIGSNVPKSDVDLLEFPLNLEYMEAEFFLWGSFGYGLDSFAPELADGGPSPIGARIAKLSPLIRDVIAQFGFQEVGHVRAIKNTVAGFPRPLLNLSREAFATVMNDAFGHQLEPPFNPYANDINYLLASYVIPYIGLTGYIGANPKLHSPTSKRPGYLE